One region of Amphiprion ocellaris isolate individual 3 ecotype Okinawa chromosome 9, ASM2253959v1, whole genome shotgun sequence genomic DNA includes:
- the LOC111588850 gene encoding allograft inflammatory factor 1-like gives MEGSAQGGKAFGLLKSHQEEKLNSINEAFLTDPQYAEEEDLASKLEMFKQKYMEFDLNDKGEIDIMGLKRMLEKLGLAKTHLELKKMMAEVVGGASKDTISYHDFLNMMLGKRNAILKLILMFEGMGKEQEQKEVGPPRRKTFSDLP, from the exons ATGGAAGGCAGTGCTCAAG GAGGTAAAGCTTTTGGTCTCCTAAAGTCTCATCAGGAGGAAAAACTGAACTCTATCAATGAG GCTTTTCTCACAGACCCCCAGTATGCAGAAGAGGAAGACCTGGCTTCAAAACTTGAAATGTTTAAAC AGAAATACATGGAGTTTGATCTTAACGACAAAGGAGAAATAG ATATAATGGGATTAAAACGGATGCTGGAGAAACTTGGACTGGCCAAGACTCACTTAGAGCTGAAAAAGATGATGGCAGAGGTTGTTGGGGGTGCATCTAAGGACACTATCAGCTACCATGATTTCCTGAATATGatgttggggaaaagaaatgcaattCTAAAGCT GATCTTGATGTTTGAAGGGATGGGAAAGGAGCAAGAGCAGAAAGAAGTTGGACCACCTCGTCGCAAAACCTTTTCAGATCTGCCCTGA